Proteins from a single region of Labedella gwakjiensis:
- a CDS encoding ABC transporter permease has protein sequence MKYIAGKLGLFVLTLWAAVTLNFFLPRLMPGSPADAAIAKLSQNGPVTEATRAAIEAQLGVPDGSLWEQYVSYLRQVVTLDFGVSYTFYPQTVSSMVSTALPYTIILVGIVTILAFVLGTLIGVAAAWKRGTWLDSLPTLGGSFMSTFPYFWTALLLLFFLGYVLHWFPTTGAYSATTTPAFSFEFLGDALIHAALPALTILLTSLGGWIIGMRNAMINTLGDDYVTFAEANGLRGGTVAIRYAARNAILPNLTGFGLALGGVVGGSILVEQVFGYPGIGYLLFNAVIGQDYPLMQALFLMITVSVLIANFLVDILYGVLDPRTRR, from the coding sequence GTGAAATACATCGCCGGAAAGCTCGGTCTCTTCGTCCTCACCCTCTGGGCGGCCGTGACGCTCAACTTCTTCCTCCCGCGCCTCATGCCGGGTTCGCCGGCCGACGCCGCGATCGCGAAGCTGTCTCAGAACGGTCCCGTCACCGAGGCCACCCGCGCCGCGATCGAAGCCCAGCTCGGTGTGCCCGACGGCAGCCTGTGGGAGCAGTACGTGTCGTACCTCCGCCAGGTCGTCACCCTCGACTTCGGGGTCTCGTACACCTTCTACCCGCAGACGGTGTCGAGCATGGTGAGCACGGCGCTGCCGTACACGATCATCCTCGTGGGCATCGTCACGATCCTCGCCTTCGTCCTCGGCACGCTCATCGGCGTGGCCGCGGCGTGGAAGCGCGGGACGTGGCTCGACTCGCTCCCCACACTCGGCGGCAGCTTCATGAGCACCTTCCCGTACTTCTGGACGGCTCTCCTGCTTCTCTTCTTCCTCGGCTACGTGCTGCACTGGTTCCCGACGACGGGCGCCTATTCGGCCACGACGACCCCGGCGTTCTCGTTCGAGTTCCTCGGCGACGCGCTCATCCACGCGGCGCTCCCGGCGCTCACGATCCTGCTCACGAGCCTCGGCGGCTGGATCATCGGCATGCGAAACGCGATGATCAACACGCTCGGCGACGACTACGTGACGTTCGCCGAGGCGAACGGCCTCCGGGGCGGCACCGTCGCCATCCGGTACGCCGCGCGGAACGCGATCCTCCCGAACCTCACCGGTTTCGGTCTCGCGCTCGGCGGTGTCGTCGGTGGATCGATCCTCGTGGAGCAGGTGTTCGGCTATCCGGGCATCGGCTACCTGCTGTTCAACGCGGTGATCGGGCAGGATTACCCGCTCATGCAGGCCCTCTTCCTGATGATCACGGTGAGCGTGCTCATCGCCAACTTCCTCGTCGACATCCTGTACGGCGTACTCGACCCAAGGACCCGCCGATGA
- a CDS encoding ABC transporter permease produces the protein MTSTQNVRIPTDGAADGAVAAPSRWRSFSRTLGVVWSNGKARVGIILLGLFMLVAIFAPLLAPYDPKDTSFDRNLDATGAHWLGTTAAGEDVLSQLIFGARISLLVGLAAGILSTLIAVAIGLSWGYLRGFASEVVGFIVNLFLVIPGLPLMIVIAAYLQNGGILMIIAVIVVTGWAWGARVLRSQTQSLRGRDFVTAAQFSGERAPRIVFREILPNMTSLIVGSLFGAATAAILAEAGLEFLGLGDSSIVSWGTMLYWAQNSNALLTGQWALLFAPGLCIALLALSLTLINFGVDAVSNPRLRDGKATKK, from the coding sequence ATGACTTCAACGCAGAACGTCAGAATCCCCACGGACGGAGCAGCCGACGGCGCCGTGGCGGCACCCAGCCGCTGGCGCTCGTTCAGCCGGACACTCGGTGTCGTGTGGTCGAACGGCAAGGCCCGCGTGGGCATCATCCTCCTCGGGCTGTTCATGCTCGTGGCGATCTTCGCCCCGCTCCTCGCCCCGTACGACCCGAAGGACACCTCCTTCGACCGCAACCTCGACGCCACCGGGGCGCACTGGCTCGGCACGACGGCCGCCGGCGAGGACGTGCTCAGCCAGCTGATCTTCGGGGCGCGCATCTCGCTGCTCGTCGGTCTCGCGGCCGGCATCCTCTCGACGCTCATCGCCGTGGCGATCGGCCTCAGCTGGGGTTACCTCCGCGGATTCGCGAGCGAGGTCGTGGGCTTCATCGTCAACCTCTTCCTCGTGATCCCCGGCCTCCCGCTCATGATCGTGATCGCCGCGTACCTGCAGAACGGCGGCATCCTGATGATCATCGCGGTCATCGTGGTGACCGGCTGGGCGTGGGGTGCTCGTGTGCTCCGCAGCCAGACGCAGTCGCTCCGCGGTCGCGACTTCGTGACGGCTGCGCAGTTCTCGGGGGAGCGCGCTCCGCGCATCGTCTTCCGCGAGATCCTGCCCAACATGACCTCGCTCATCGTCGGGAGCCTCTTCGGCGCGGCGACGGCGGCGATTCTCGCGGAGGCCGGCCTCGAGTTCCTCGGCCTCGGAGACTCGAGCATCGTCAGCTGGGGCACGATGCTCTACTGGGCGCAGAACTCCAACGCGCTGCTCACCGGTCAGTGGGCGCTGCTCTTCGCCCCCGGTCTCTGCATCGCGCTCCTCGCACTCAGCCTCACGCTCATCAACTTCGGAGTGGACGCCGTGAGCAATCCGCGTCTGCGCGACGGGAAGGCCACGAAGAAATGA
- a CDS encoding ABC transporter ATP-binding protein, whose product MTSTNDTSDVLLDVRDLSVVYESAGAQPVQAVDHVSFTLKRGEFVGLVGESGSGKSTLGFALTRLQKPPARTNGGNIFFDGSDIRELDTETLRKQRQGGFAMVLQSGMNALNPVRTIRNHFMDIFRAHGHVAQADREARAAELVRKVELDPSVLARYPGELSGGMRQRVSIALALSLEPQLMVFDEPTTALDVLVQHAVMDTIQALQKSENFTAILISHDLGIVLEATERVLVMHEGRIVEDGKSRDILERPQDDYTRMLLSHYADPRAEVVELPGFPDRRSRVEAGITRAQAATSEPTVATRSVRSADSAIVVDHVSKVYPPPRRGEEPVRALDDVSFTLEPGQSLALVGASGSGKSTLAKLITGIEKPTQGDVRFGDVDVTRLRSKGLRDLRSNVQMVFQDPYSALNPLHTVEYTLSRPIHNMTDLRGDDARARLHDLLKTVGLTPTETFAQKLPHQLSGGQRQRVVIARALASDPQVLIADEPVSMLDVSLRAGVLALLEDLREKWGVSLLYITHDLLSARLVTDDIMVLHDGKVVERGVTSEVLRNPQDEYTVRLLDAVPNPRRLREDVA is encoded by the coding sequence ATGACCTCCACCAACGACACCAGCGACGTCCTCCTCGACGTGCGCGACCTCTCCGTCGTCTACGAGAGCGCCGGCGCCCAGCCGGTCCAGGCCGTCGACCACGTGAGCTTCACGCTCAAGCGCGGCGAGTTCGTGGGCCTCGTGGGCGAGTCGGGCTCCGGCAAGTCCACGCTCGGCTTCGCGCTCACGCGACTCCAGAAGCCCCCGGCGCGCACGAACGGCGGCAACATCTTCTTCGACGGCTCCGACATCCGCGAGCTCGACACGGAGACGCTCCGGAAGCAGCGCCAGGGCGGGTTCGCGATGGTGCTGCAGTCGGGTATGAACGCGCTCAACCCGGTGCGCACGATCCGCAACCACTTCATGGACATCTTCCGCGCCCACGGCCACGTCGCGCAGGCGGACCGCGAGGCCAGGGCCGCCGAGCTCGTGCGCAAGGTCGAGCTCGACCCGTCGGTCCTCGCGCGCTACCCCGGGGAGCTCTCCGGCGGAATGCGGCAGCGCGTCTCGATCGCGCTCGCCCTGTCGCTCGAACCGCAGCTCATGGTGTTCGACGAGCCGACGACCGCGCTCGACGTGCTCGTGCAGCATGCGGTCATGGACACCATCCAGGCGCTCCAGAAGTCCGAGAACTTCACCGCGATCCTCATCAGCCACGACCTCGGCATCGTGCTCGAGGCCACCGAGCGCGTCCTCGTGATGCACGAGGGTCGGATCGTGGAGGACGGTAAGAGCCGCGACATCCTCGAGCGGCCGCAGGACGACTACACGCGCATGCTGCTGAGTCACTACGCCGACCCGCGCGCCGAGGTCGTCGAGCTGCCCGGGTTCCCCGATCGCCGCTCGCGCGTGGAGGCGGGCATCACACGTGCGCAGGCCGCGACGAGCGAGCCGACGGTGGCCACGCGCAGTGTGCGCTCCGCCGATTCCGCGATCGTCGTCGATCACGTCTCGAAGGTGTACCCGCCGCCGCGGCGCGGGGAGGAGCCCGTCCGCGCCCTCGACGACGTCTCCTTCACCCTCGAGCCGGGTCAGTCTCTCGCGCTCGTCGGTGCGTCGGGCAGCGGTAAGTCGACGCTCGCGAAGCTCATCACGGGCATCGAGAAGCCCACGCAGGGCGACGTGCGCTTCGGCGACGTCGACGTGACGCGGCTCCGCTCCAAGGGGCTCCGCGACCTGCGCAGCAACGTGCAGATGGTGTTCCAGGATCCGTATTCGGCGCTCAACCCCCTGCACACGGTCGAGTACACGCTGTCGCGTCCGATCCACAACATGACCGATCTGCGCGGCGACGACGCGCGGGCCCGGCTCCACGACCTGCTGAAGACCGTGGGCCTGACGCCGACGGAGACGTTCGCGCAGAAGCTCCCGCACCAGTTGTCGGGCGGGCAGCGGCAGCGCGTCGTCATCGCGCGAGCCCTCGCGAGCGACCCGCAGGTGCTCATCGCGGACGAACCCGTCTCGATGCTCGACGTGTCGCTGCGAGCCGGCGTGCTCGCACTCCTCGAGGACCTCCGCGAGAAGTGGGGGGTGAGCCTGCTCTACATCACCCACGACCTGCTGAGCGCGCGACTCGTGACGGACGACATCATGGTGCTGCACGACGGCAAGGTCGTCGAGCGGGGCGTCACGAGCGAGGTTCTGCGCAACCCGCAGGACGAGTACACCGTCCGCCTGCTCGACGCGGTTCCCAACCCGCGCCGCCTGCGCGAGGACGTCGCGTGA
- a CDS encoding alpha/beta fold hydrolase encodes MTAEIAGVTPIAHFGGMPMRPGSDAFALAAAVGALTALRARPSGEARGIVLWVPGFTGSKEDAHEILPRLADAGWDAWAYSQRGQADSARPADDDYSLAALAADAIEVARIVGDGAPVHVIGHSLGGVVARAAVIREPGAFASLTMLCSGPKGWPGRHDSTTETVAQSGSLGLWQRDNPEKVDASDDEIGAFEAFFRHRAAATADENLLQGAAFLRSEDDTTVELRATGVPVLVAHGEHDDKWPIDWQRDMAERLGARYVVIPGGAHSPQAEAPEATLDALTSFYASL; translated from the coding sequence GTGACCGCGGAGATCGCGGGCGTCACGCCGATCGCGCATTTCGGCGGCATGCCGATGCGGCCGGGCAGCGATGCCTTCGCCCTCGCGGCCGCCGTCGGCGCGCTCACGGCGCTCCGCGCGCGCCCGAGCGGCGAGGCGCGCGGCATCGTCCTGTGGGTGCCCGGGTTCACGGGCTCGAAGGAGGACGCACACGAGATCCTGCCGCGCCTCGCGGATGCCGGATGGGATGCCTGGGCCTACAGCCAGCGGGGCCAGGCGGACTCCGCCCGACCGGCTGACGACGACTACTCGCTCGCCGCTCTCGCCGCAGACGCGATCGAGGTCGCACGCATCGTGGGAGACGGCGCGCCGGTCCACGTCATCGGCCACAGCCTGGGAGGCGTCGTCGCGCGAGCCGCGGTGATCCGGGAGCCGGGCGCGTTCGCGAGCCTCACCATGCTGTGCAGCGGGCCGAAGGGCTGGCCCGGTCGGCACGACTCCACGACGGAGACGGTCGCGCAGTCGGGGAGTCTCGGCCTCTGGCAGCGCGACAACCCCGAGAAGGTCGACGCGAGCGACGATGAGATCGGCGCCTTCGAGGCCTTCTTCCGTCATCGAGCCGCCGCGACGGCCGACGAGAACCTCCTGCAGGGCGCCGCGTTCCTGCGGTCGGAGGACGACACGACGGTCGAGCTCCGCGCAACGGGTGTCCCCGTCCTCGTGGCGCATGGCGAGCACGACGACAAGTGGCCGATCGACTGGCAGCGCGACATGGCCGAGAGACTCGGCGCCCGCTACGTCGTGATCCCTGGAGGCGCCCACTCGCCGCAGGCCGAGGCCCCGGAGGCCACCCTCGACGCCCTCACCTCCTTCTACGCCTCCCTCTAG
- a CDS encoding glycoside hydrolase family 1 protein: MSDQQPLQFPDGFLWGAATAAHQVEGGNVSNDWWLKEHTPGTSIVEPSGDAVDHYHRYREDMKILADAGLTSYRFSIEWARIEPERGFISRAAIDHYRRMRDTAAELGLEPVVSLLHFTVPRWMFEAGFWRNPEAPELFERFVETALPIVSEGVRYVCTINEPNIAAMLAGGEDAANLVAYGLPNPDLGVADALLDSHTRARGVLSQLPQIQSGWTVATQAFHSTGEPGADEKLHEYGHPRDDWYLEASRGDDFVGVQAYTRTFIGPEGPLPVAEDVETTLTGWEFFPPALELGVRSAWELSGGVPVLVTENGIATSDDTRRVAYTDGALRGLHAAMADGIDVRGYLHWSALDNYEWASGFRPTFGLIGVDRETFVRHPKPSLAWLGEVARRNAL, from the coding sequence GTGAGCGACCAGCAGCCCCTCCAGTTCCCCGACGGTTTCCTCTGGGGAGCCGCGACGGCCGCCCACCAGGTCGAGGGTGGCAACGTCTCGAACGACTGGTGGCTCAAGGAGCACACGCCCGGCACGAGCATCGTCGAGCCATCCGGTGATGCCGTCGACCACTATCACCGCTACCGCGAGGACATGAAGATCCTGGCCGACGCCGGCCTCACGTCGTACCGCTTCAGCATCGAGTGGGCGCGCATCGAGCCGGAGCGGGGCTTCATCTCGCGCGCCGCGATCGACCACTACCGGCGCATGCGCGACACGGCCGCCGAGCTGGGACTCGAACCCGTCGTCTCGCTCCTGCACTTCACCGTGCCGCGGTGGATGTTCGAGGCCGGATTCTGGCGGAACCCCGAGGCCCCGGAGCTCTTCGAGCGCTTCGTCGAGACGGCCCTGCCGATCGTCTCGGAGGGCGTGCGGTACGTCTGCACGATCAACGAGCCGAACATCGCCGCGATGCTCGCGGGCGGGGAGGACGCCGCGAACCTGGTGGCCTACGGTCTGCCGAACCCCGACCTCGGCGTCGCCGACGCGCTGCTCGACTCCCACACACGCGCCCGCGGCGTGCTCTCGCAGCTGCCGCAGATCCAGTCCGGCTGGACCGTGGCCACGCAGGCGTTCCACTCCACCGGGGAACCCGGAGCCGACGAGAAGCTGCACGAGTACGGCCACCCGCGCGACGACTGGTACCTCGAGGCGTCGAGGGGCGACGACTTCGTGGGAGTGCAGGCGTACACCCGCACGTTCATCGGACCTGAGGGGCCGCTGCCCGTGGCCGAAGACGTCGAGACGACCCTCACAGGCTGGGAGTTCTTCCCGCCGGCGCTCGAACTCGGCGTGCGCAGCGCGTGGGAGCTGAGCGGCGGCGTGCCCGTGCTCGTCACGGAGAACGGCATCGCGACGAGCGACGACACGCGCCGCGTCGCGTACACCGACGGCGCCCTCCGCGGGCTCCACGCGGCGATGGCCGACGGGATCGACGTGCGCGGCTACCTCCACTGGAGCGCGCTCGACAACTACGAGTGGGCATCGGGCTTCCGCCCGACCTTCGGCCTCATCGGCGTTGACCGCGAGACCTTCGTCCGCCATCCGAAGCCGTCCCTCGCGTGGCTCGGAGAGGTCGCGCGCCGCAACGCCCTCTGA
- a CDS encoding response regulator transcription factor, giving the protein MTKELRVIVVDDSVLLREGLVRLIEEAGHRVVGSAGSGEELHELLTHTEADIVLLDVRMPPTFRDEGVTAALRVRTEHPSVGILLLSQYVEVAYARELLGSGRGGVGYLLKDRVSSLAELEDAIERISEGGTVLDPEVVSQLLGRRRDPLEALTARERDVLELMAEGRTNVAIASALFVGTGAVEKHVTSIFQKLGLEDSGSDHRRVLAVVAYLHR; this is encoded by the coding sequence ATGACGAAGGAACTGCGCGTGATCGTCGTGGACGACTCCGTCCTCCTGCGCGAGGGGCTCGTGCGTCTCATCGAGGAGGCCGGGCACCGTGTGGTCGGCTCGGCGGGCTCCGGCGAGGAGTTGCACGAGCTGCTGACGCACACCGAGGCGGACATCGTGCTGCTCGACGTGCGGATGCCGCCGACCTTCCGCGACGAGGGCGTGACGGCCGCTCTGCGGGTGCGCACCGAGCACCCGTCGGTGGGGATCCTGCTGCTGTCGCAGTACGTGGAGGTCGCCTACGCCCGGGAACTCCTCGGGTCGGGTCGCGGCGGCGTCGGCTATCTCCTGAAGGACCGGGTGTCCTCGCTCGCCGAGCTCGAAGACGCGATCGAGCGGATCTCCGAGGGTGGCACGGTGCTCGATCCGGAGGTGGTCTCGCAGCTCCTCGGTCGACGCCGCGACCCGCTCGAAGCGCTCACGGCGCGGGAGCGCGACGTGCTCGAGCTCATGGCGGAGGGGCGCACCAACGTCGCGATCGCGTCGGCCCTCTTCGTGGGCACGGGCGCCGTGGAGAAGCACGTCACGTCGATCTTCCAGAAGCTCGGCCTCGAGGACTCCGGCTCCGACCACCGCCGCGTACTCGCCGTCGTCGCCTACCTCCACCGCTAA
- a CDS encoding sensor histidine kinase, with amino-acid sequence MTTETTTARPPEKPAGETPSAAADGRRPGVIAAYGRLWANVPRELGYLLPTLPVVIFGLVVTWALVSLGLGTVIIYVGIFVLFAALYVGRGFGAFELLRLRGAGTAPIEDPRWPVRASEGFWKNLVRPFTDPHSWLHLVHTGIVNPIVGTVTWSLTIAWVSGAIGGLLSWVLPGRRGNWVWIEQTFPGADPRAVDIVLQLAIGLVFLVTLPFVTRGLTLAHHGVARLMLARFRSEDLAERVAEAQATRTAAAAAEGTALRRLERDIHDGPQQRLVRLQMDIAAAERQLDTDPERARALLAEAAAQSRDALAELRALSRGFAPPILLDRGLVAALESLASRSTVPVDVRAVLPAGTVLPDEVERAAYFVASEAAANIAKHSGARLASLLLEVVPGDDGSRWLRVVVGDDGRGGAQTVPGHGLAGLDERVRGVGGRLNVWSPAGGPTTVTATLPLPPVA; translated from the coding sequence ATGACCACCGAAACGACCACGGCCCGACCGCCGGAGAAGCCGGCCGGGGAGACGCCGTCCGCGGCCGCCGATGGGCGACGACCGGGCGTGATCGCCGCCTACGGCCGCCTCTGGGCGAACGTGCCCCGCGAGCTCGGCTATCTCCTCCCCACCCTCCCTGTCGTGATCTTCGGCCTCGTCGTCACGTGGGCCCTCGTGAGCCTCGGACTCGGGACCGTGATCATCTACGTCGGCATCTTCGTCCTCTTCGCCGCTCTCTACGTGGGGCGCGGGTTCGGGGCGTTCGAGCTGCTGCGTCTGCGCGGGGCGGGAACGGCGCCGATCGAGGATCCGCGCTGGCCCGTGCGCGCGTCCGAGGGCTTCTGGAAGAACCTCGTCCGCCCGTTCACCGACCCGCACTCCTGGTTGCATCTCGTGCACACCGGGATCGTGAACCCGATCGTCGGTACGGTCACGTGGAGCCTCACGATCGCGTGGGTGTCCGGCGCGATCGGCGGGCTGCTCTCCTGGGTCCTGCCCGGGCGCCGCGGCAACTGGGTCTGGATCGAGCAGACGTTCCCGGGCGCGGACCCGCGTGCCGTCGACATCGTCCTGCAACTCGCGATCGGCCTCGTCTTCCTCGTCACGCTGCCGTTCGTGACCCGCGGGCTCACGCTCGCCCACCACGGCGTCGCGAGGCTGATGCTCGCCCGGTTCCGCAGCGAGGACCTCGCCGAGCGCGTCGCCGAAGCGCAGGCCACCCGCACGGCTGCGGCGGCCGCCGAGGGCACGGCGCTCCGGCGGCTCGAGCGCGACATCCACGACGGGCCGCAGCAGCGGCTCGTGCGCCTGCAGATGGACATCGCCGCCGCCGAGCGCCAGTTGGACACCGACCCGGAGCGCGCTCGCGCGCTGCTCGCCGAGGCCGCCGCCCAGTCGCGCGACGCCCTCGCCGAACTGCGCGCCCTGTCCCGTGGATTCGCTCCGCCCATCCTGCTCGACCGGGGACTCGTCGCCGCGCTCGAGTCGCTCGCGTCGCGCAGCACCGTGCCGGTCGACGTGCGCGCCGTTCTTCCGGCCGGCACCGTCCTCCCCGACGAGGTGGAACGTGCCGCGTACTTCGTGGCGAGCGAGGCGGCGGCCAACATCGCGAAGCACTCGGGTGCGCGACTCGCCTCCCTCCTCCTCGAGGTGGTCCCGGGCGACGACGGCTCCCGGTGGCTGCGGGTCGTCGTGGGCGACGACGGCCGCGGAGGGGCGCAGACGGTGCCGGGTCACGGTCTCGCCGGACTCGACGAGCGGGTGCGGGGTGTGGGCGGACGGCTCAACGTGTGGAGCCCGGCCGGCGGTCCCACGACGGTGACGGCGACGCTCCCCCTCCCCCCGGTCGCGTGA
- a CDS encoding MOSC domain-containing protein, with product MSAPRIASITRYPVKGLPGVTADAAVALQPGRGLRWDRSHAIENGRVRIDDPAAWNSRDGYFHVARHEEIVRFGMALDDAEGDRPTLTVTAPDGRSAGAALGDATRSDSALGTLLRDTLPSGPFGSPRLIRTDATGLWDWPDAHVSFINLATVRALAEAAGEHVDPRRFRGNVLIDGLAAWGELALLGRRFRIGTAVLEFFQPTDRCRATTIDPVRGVSDLNVPGLLASRFGHMYCGVYARVVSEGEMRADDVIVPIDEARSGAATETVATPTVVGEAEWPRTGRIVSREPAGARSESFWIEDPSGLLGAARPGQHLRVHLADQHAPSWRSYTISATAPDRARITVRRDGRISSALHDGFTAETDLVVTGPFGDVTLDRAEERDVVLVSAGSGITPSVAMLRALAADADPRRVRVLHVERTAADLALWDEVTAACSSLPDARASLHLSRSVEGATADGARVGRPSAEDVLSTIDDLDPDDVDVYVCGPALLTSEVRAVLHGAGVSTEHVHAEVFYSPTTAELTAPREPSSEGPHRITAGRRRFTWTAGAGSILDTVEGAGQDWPNGCRVGACGTCVRTLVSGEVEYLVDPIVPPPTGSVLVCCSAPVGDVEIDEP from the coding sequence ATGAGTGCACCGCGGATCGCGTCGATCACCCGCTATCCCGTGAAGGGGCTGCCCGGCGTCACCGCCGACGCGGCGGTCGCCCTCCAGCCGGGGCGCGGGCTGCGCTGGGATCGGAGCCATGCGATCGAGAACGGGCGGGTCCGGATCGATGATCCGGCGGCCTGGAACTCGCGCGATGGTTACTTCCACGTCGCCCGCCACGAGGAGATCGTGCGGTTCGGAATGGCGCTCGACGACGCCGAGGGAGACCGACCGACCCTCACGGTCACGGCGCCCGACGGACGCTCGGCCGGCGCGGCACTCGGCGACGCGACACGGAGCGACTCCGCGCTCGGAACGCTCCTCCGCGACACGCTCCCGTCCGGGCCGTTCGGTTCCCCTCGCCTCATCCGCACGGACGCGACGGGACTCTGGGACTGGCCGGATGCGCACGTGTCGTTCATCAACCTCGCGACCGTGCGTGCACTCGCCGAGGCGGCGGGTGAGCACGTCGACCCCCGCCGATTCCGCGGGAACGTGCTCATCGACGGTCTCGCGGCGTGGGGGGAGCTCGCCCTCCTCGGCCGTCGTTTCCGCATCGGGACGGCGGTGCTCGAGTTCTTCCAGCCGACCGATCGCTGCCGCGCGACCACGATCGATCCCGTTCGCGGCGTGTCCGACCTGAACGTGCCGGGGCTGCTCGCGAGCCGCTTCGGTCACATGTACTGCGGCGTGTACGCGCGCGTCGTGTCCGAAGGCGAGATGCGTGCCGACGACGTGATCGTCCCGATCGACGAGGCGCGCTCGGGGGCGGCCACGGAGACGGTCGCGACACCCACAGTCGTCGGCGAGGCGGAGTGGCCACGAACGGGACGCATCGTGTCGCGGGAACCGGCCGGTGCGCGCTCCGAGAGCTTCTGGATCGAGGATCCGAGCGGCCTCCTCGGCGCCGCGCGACCCGGTCAGCACCTCCGGGTGCACCTCGCGGACCAGCACGCGCCCAGCTGGCGTTCGTACACGATCTCCGCGACGGCCCCGGACCGCGCCCGCATCACCGTCCGACGCGACGGCCGCATCTCGAGCGCATTGCACGACGGGTTCACCGCCGAGACGGACCTCGTGGTCACCGGACCGTTCGGGGACGTCACACTCGATCGTGCGGAGGAAAGGGACGTCGTGCTCGTGAGCGCCGGATCGGGCATCACCCCGTCGGTCGCCATGCTGCGGGCGCTCGCGGCGGACGCCGACCCGCGTCGCGTGCGCGTGCTGCACGTGGAGCGCACCGCCGCCGATCTCGCGCTCTGGGACGAGGTAACGGCCGCGTGCTCGTCGCTCCCGGACGCCCGGGCGTCACTGCACCTCAGCCGCTCGGTCGAGGGCGCCACAGCGGACGGTGCGCGTGTCGGTCGCCCCTCCGCCGAGGACGTGCTGTCCACGATCGACGACCTCGATCCGGATGACGTCGACGTCTACGTGTGCGGGCCCGCGCTCCTCACGTCCGAGGTGCGCGCCGTGCTCCACGGGGCGGGGGTCTCAACGGAACACGTGCACGCCGAGGTGTTCTACTCCCCCACCACCGCCGAACTCACCGCGCCGCGCGAGCCGTCGAGCGAGGGACCGCACCGGATCACGGCCGGCCGTCGGAGGTTCACGTGGACCGCCGGCGCCGGCTCGATCCTCGATACCGTCGAGGGCGCCGGACAGGACTGGCCGAACGGGTGCCGGGTGGGGGCGTGCGGCACGTGCGTCCGGACCCTCGTGAGCGGCGAGGTCGAGTACCTCGTCGACCCGATCGTTCCGCCGCCGACCGGATCGGTACTCGTCTGCTGCTCGGCGCCGGTGGGCGACGTGGAGATCGACGAGCCGTAG
- a CDS encoding Fic/DOC family protein, whose product MTTDRPWEKGTHAERWDGYLIESGSSVLRNLVGATSEAHLRDAENDFVEYRLVELRERPQLIVRTFDLPHILSIHRQLFQDVYAWAGQLRTVGLAKGGGESFMPPAEITRPILHVAARIRETDRLGLVSDDDLPTEIAYLYDYLNFAHPFREGNGRTQREFFSHLVEAAGYSIDWNGVDRDALHHACHVARNDSDDGPLRQIFTRIVSHDLGATPLGSMDEERETR is encoded by the coding sequence GTGACAACGGATCGTCCCTGGGAGAAGGGCACTCACGCGGAGCGCTGGGACGGGTACCTCATCGAGTCCGGGTCCTCCGTCCTACGGAACCTCGTCGGCGCCACCTCTGAGGCCCACCTCCGAGACGCCGAGAACGACTTCGTGGAGTACCGGCTCGTCGAGCTCCGCGAGCGACCCCAGCTGATCGTCCGGACGTTCGACCTCCCTCACATCCTGTCGATTCATCGTCAACTCTTTCAGGACGTCTACGCGTGGGCAGGTCAACTCCGCACCGTCGGACTGGCCAAAGGCGGTGGTGAATCATTCATGCCTCCGGCAGAGATTACGCGGCCCATTCTCCACGTGGCCGCGCGGATCAGAGAAACCGATCGGCTGGGGCTTGTTAGCGACGACGACCTCCCCACCGAGATCGCCTACCTCTACGACTACCTGAACTTCGCACATCCATTCCGTGAAGGGAACGGCCGAACCCAGCGCGAGTTCTTCTCCCATCTTGTCGAGGCCGCAGGGTATTCGATCGATTGGAACGGTGTAGATCGTGATGCGTTGCATCACGCATGTCATGTGGCGCGCAACGACTCCGACGATGGACCGCTCCGTCAGATCTTCACTCGGATCGTCTCCCACGATCTCGGGGCGACCCCGCTCGGTTCCATGGACGAGGAGAGGGAGACACGATGA
- a CDS encoding antitoxin VbhA family protein, whose amino-acid sequence MSITSEERDRRARSVTDARQASQLEGARSTEETRRDQDAYVRGEIDVEQLGHRVRSRYGIG is encoded by the coding sequence ATGAGCATTACGTCGGAAGAGCGTGACCGCCGCGCACGGTCGGTAACCGATGCTCGGCAGGCTTCACAACTCGAAGGAGCCCGGAGCACCGAAGAGACCCGCCGAGACCAGGACGCCTATGTGCGCGGCGAGATCGACGTGGAACAACTCGGCCATCGGGTCAGGTCTCGATACGGAATCGGGTGA